A window of the Pleomorphomonas sp. T1.2MG-36 genome harbors these coding sequences:
- a CDS encoding 2-hydroxyacid dehydrogenase codes for MPAVPSSRPKVLMVSPMPEWDIAPMREVYDLIDLPSDGPVGLDAAGEIAALVTSGGRGADAALIEALPALELIAVYGVGYDKVDLVAAARRNVAVTNTPDVLTADVADMALALTLALARRIVDGDAFARSGAWRNGAMPLTGSVSGRKVGIVGLGRIGEAIGRRFAGFDTEIGYWNRSPKPPSAWRAFPTPAALAAWADILVVAVAGGGDTIGLVDAETIEALGRDGLIVNISRGTTIDEEALIAALESGAIAGAGLDVFRSEPAFDPRFRRLSNVVLSPHQGSATMATRQAMGALVRANLAAYFAGKDLPTPVVRRAL; via the coding sequence ATGCCCGCCGTTCCATCGTCGCGCCCCAAGGTCTTGATGGTATCGCCGATGCCCGAATGGGATATCGCACCGATGCGGGAGGTCTATGACCTCATCGACCTTCCATCCGACGGTCCGGTGGGACTGGATGCGGCCGGCGAGATCGCGGCACTGGTGACGTCGGGCGGACGTGGCGCCGATGCCGCCCTGATCGAGGCGCTGCCGGCTCTGGAACTGATCGCCGTCTATGGCGTCGGCTACGACAAGGTCGACCTCGTCGCTGCCGCCCGGCGCAATGTCGCCGTGACCAACACGCCGGACGTGCTCACCGCCGATGTCGCCGACATGGCTCTCGCGCTGACCCTGGCGCTCGCCCGGCGCATCGTCGACGGCGACGCCTTTGCCCGTTCGGGAGCCTGGAGGAACGGCGCCATGCCGCTGACCGGCAGCGTTTCGGGGCGCAAGGTCGGCATCGTCGGGCTCGGCCGTATCGGCGAGGCAATCGGTCGCCGCTTCGCCGGTTTCGATACCGAAATCGGATACTGGAACCGCTCGCCCAAGCCGCCTTCTGCCTGGCGGGCCTTCCCAACGCCGGCCGCGCTGGCCGCCTGGGCCGACATTCTGGTGGTGGCGGTGGCCGGCGGCGGCGACACCATCGGTCTCGTGGATGCCGAGACGATCGAAGCCCTCGGCCGCGACGGCCTTATCGTCAACATTTCGCGCGGGACCACCATCGACGAGGAAGCCCTGATCGCTGCGCTGGAGAGCGGAGCGATCGCCGGCGCCGGACTGGACGTGTTCCGGAGCGAGCCGGCATTCGACCCGCGCTTTCGCCGCCTGAGCAACGTCGTGCTGTCGCCCCATCAGGGCAGCGCAACCATGGCAACC